In Paenibacillus sonchi, the genomic stretch CGGAGCTGCTTGTTTATGAACGGTGGGATGAGCACGACCGTTTCCTGGTAATCATGAATAACTCCGAACTTCCCATAGACGCCCACATTTCAGCGCTTAAATTAGAAAGCACCTGGATCAATCTGGAGCTCCAGCAGCCGGCAGACATCTGGGAACGGGGACAGCTCCAGCTGCCCGCCTACGGATATATGATTCTCCGCGAGACTTAAGGATAGGCAATTCATTTCAAGTGGTTTGTAAAGTTTCAAATATCTTAATTTTTACGGCATATAACCAATAAAATTCACTCATGCTTCCATATGCTGCGGCAATCTTTCCCATGCTTTTTTGCTGTTTCAGCCCATTCACCCACGTTTATATACGAAGTAAGAACCTTCAGGCCACCCTGATATCCAGATGACGGCCCTGGTCATTACCTGCAGCCGAGACGCTGGACTACAATAATCCAATGAGGAGTGATTGGAATGAATAAAGCAGAAACGGAATATCCGGTAGAGAGTGGAAGCACATTTTTCAAAGGAGTTTTTATCGGAGGTTTGATTGGTGCTGCTGCAGCATTGCTGTTCGCTCCCAAGCCGGGCCGTGAAATGCGCAGTGACTTGTCGGAAAAATTCTCAACCGCTACGGACAAAACCAAAGAGGTTGCCGGTGTCGTAACGGATAAAACCAAATCGATTGCTGCTACTGTTGGGGAAAAGGCTACGGACCTTGCCAGCACTGTGTCGGCCAAAGCTTCGGATATTTTCACCACAGTCAACGACAGCAAACAGCAAATAGCCGCCACTTTATCGGAAACGGGTAAAAAAATCGGTGATACCGTAGGGAACGCGTCGGCTGATGTCGCCTCTGACGTAAAAGACGCTTCCAAAGATGTTGCCGAAGAAGCTTCCGCTTCTTCCAAGGATATAGCGGATACGGCAAATGATGCCAAAGAGGAAGTTAAAGCCTCTTATAAATCCTCTTACTAATCTGTGGTGACCCGGGGCTTGATCTAAACGCAGGGAACAGCCAGCTCACTAGCAGCTGGCTGTTGTTATGTGAAAGATGGCTTCTTACTGGCAAATGAGGCTTAATTCCCTTATTAAAGTCCGGTTACGGGCTATAGAAAGCAGGTATGCCTTATGGGAGATGCGGGCGGCAACACGAAAAGGTACGAAGTGGAAGAGCATCCCTTCGAGCTGAGGCATGAGGTTAAACGGTTGAATGCCCGGCTTGATAAAATTGCTGATTCCCTGGAAAAATCGGAATTCAAGGATATCCTTGAAAACTATACCAACCCCAAAAAACGGATTATTACCAATCTTATGGCAGGCATATCCCGTGGTCTGGGACTCTCGCTTGGCACCTTTGTGATTCTCGGCTTACTGGGCTATATTCTCAGCCTGTTCCTGAATGTGCCGGTGATCGGAGAATATCTTGGTGAAATCAAAAAATATATTGATGCCAATAGCTGATCCCTCCCGGGATCAGCACCATCCGCTTATACATTTGCTGCACCCAAACCAAAAGGACATGCCCTATTCCCGGCCGGGAAGGGCATGTCCTTTTGGTTACAAGACTTATACAGGCTTATACGCGCATATCTATATCAATAGGATGAATTCGCCATGATCTGCTTCAGCTTTTCTGTAGCCCGTTTTTGAATCCGCGATACGCTCATTTGCGACACTCCAAGCTTCTGGGCAATGGCACGCTGTGACTGGCCATCCTGGAAAGCCAGCAGCAGCACCTGCTGCTCCTGTTCTTTCAGTTGTCCCAGAGCCTGCTGCAGGTCCATTCGCTTCTCCACGGTCTCATAATCATCGGCTTCAGAGCTGATGAGTTCCCCAAGCGTAGCACCTGTCTCCTCTTGAGAAAGTGGGGAATCCAGGGATACGTAATGGTAACACTCTCTTCCGGCCAGGACTTCGACTGTTTCTTCTACGGTAAGATCAAGATAATGGGCAATTTCCTCAACTGCAGGAGAACGTTCCAATCTGATGGTTAGCTCATCAATGGCCTGCTGAACAAGGGCACCCTTCTCTTTGATCCTTCTAGGAACCTGTATGTACCAGGATTTGTCGCG encodes the following:
- a CDS encoding DUF5665 domain-containing protein → MGDAGGNTKRYEVEEHPFELRHEVKRLNARLDKIADSLEKSEFKDILENYTNPKKRIITNLMAGISRGLGLSLGTFVILGLLGYILSLFLNVPVIGEYLGEIKKYIDANS
- a CDS encoding YtxH domain-containing protein, encoding MNKAETEYPVESGSTFFKGVFIGGLIGAAAALLFAPKPGREMRSDLSEKFSTATDKTKEVAGVVTDKTKSIAATVGEKATDLASTVSAKASDIFTTVNDSKQQIAATLSETGKKIGDTVGNASADVASDVKDASKDVAEEASASSKDIADTANDAKEEVKASYKSSY
- a CDS encoding sigma-70 family RNA polymerase sigma factor; translated protein: MNEKVTPPESMNEAVSLIWEYQQTKDNEIATALIRKYEPMVKMAAGKIARNRPDLYEDLYQVGQMALIRLLQQYDISLGIPFEPYAMKSMIGHMKNFLRDKSWYIQVPRRIKEKGALVQQAIDELTIRLERSPAVEEIAHYLDLTVEETVEVLAGRECYHYVSLDSPLSQEETGATLGELISSEADDYETVEKRMDLQQALGQLKEQEQQVLLLAFQDGQSQRAIAQKLGVSQMSVSRIQKRATEKLKQIMANSSY